One Agrococcus jenensis genomic region harbors:
- a CDS encoding NUDIX hydrolase, whose product MTVIPTAATLVLMRDGAGAIEVLLLQRPDRGAFAGAWVFPGGKVEPVDRVDDEETTARNAAVRETAEESGLVVTPDALVPLSHWSPPEQLATKFITWFFVAEAPAGEVVVQQAEAVAARWIRPADALKQHGAGTLRLFPPTWVTLDTLMAYPTVDAAIAGIGRHELRRYATKQDPERGLAIWAGDEAYDGLPDTEEGPRHRLHVGALPWRFEHR is encoded by the coding sequence CGCGGGCGCGATCGAGGTGCTGCTGCTGCAGCGGCCCGACCGCGGCGCGTTCGCGGGTGCCTGGGTGTTCCCCGGCGGCAAGGTCGAGCCGGTCGATCGCGTCGACGACGAGGAGACCACCGCGCGCAACGCCGCGGTGCGCGAGACGGCCGAGGAGTCGGGCCTCGTCGTGACGCCCGACGCGCTCGTGCCGCTCTCGCACTGGTCGCCGCCCGAGCAGCTCGCGACGAAGTTCATCACCTGGTTCTTCGTCGCCGAGGCGCCCGCGGGCGAGGTCGTGGTGCAGCAGGCCGAGGCCGTGGCCGCGCGGTGGATCCGCCCGGCGGATGCGCTCAAGCAGCACGGCGCCGGCACGCTCCGGCTGTTCCCGCCCACCTGGGTGACGCTCGACACGCTCATGGCCTACCCGACCGTCGATGCGGCGATCGCGGGCATCGGGCGGCACGAGCTGCGGCGCTACGCGACGAAGCAGGACCCCGAGCGCGGGCTTGCGATCTGGGCGGGCGATGAGGCCTACGACGGCCTGCCCGACACCGAGGAAGGCCCCCGCCACCGCCTCCACGTGGGGGCGCTCCCCTGGCGGTTCGAGCACCGCTGA
- a CDS encoding DUF6624 domain-containing protein: MAAPGASRSIGASRSIGASRSIGAAALLAVAVLCGCAADPVVDDSSTPPSSSPTASPAASASSSPTSIETEPDCPAPAPPAAGTAFDQALHDELVAMLERDQAGRLGTGPDEEGDAARTERLAEIIAEHGWPTFDLVGEDGEDAAWAIAQHADLDPGFQRCALEHLRVAVDAGQGSPGNLAYLDDRIQAAAGAPQRYGTQVACTDDGPVPATPLSDPDGIERIRAEAGLAPYADYLAEMAEICAQPG; encoded by the coding sequence ATGGCCGCCCCCGGTGCGTCGCGATCGATCGGTGCGTCGCGATCGATCGGCGCGTCGCGCTCGATCGGTGCGGCGGCGCTGCTCGCCGTGGCGGTGCTCTGCGGCTGCGCAGCGGACCCGGTGGTCGACGACTCCTCGACGCCGCCCTCATCGTCGCCGACCGCATCCCCGGCGGCATCCGCATCGAGCTCGCCCACGTCGATCGAGACCGAGCCGGACTGCCCCGCGCCGGCCCCGCCCGCCGCCGGCACCGCGTTCGACCAGGCGCTGCACGACGAGCTGGTGGCGATGCTGGAGCGCGATCAGGCCGGACGGCTCGGCACCGGCCCCGACGAGGAGGGCGATGCGGCGCGCACGGAGCGGCTCGCCGAGATCATCGCGGAGCACGGGTGGCCGACGTTCGACCTCGTGGGCGAGGACGGCGAGGACGCGGCGTGGGCGATCGCCCAGCACGCCGACCTCGATCCGGGGTTCCAGCGGTGCGCGCTCGAGCACCTGCGCGTCGCCGTCGACGCGGGCCAGGGGTCGCCCGGCAACCTCGCCTACCTCGACGACCGCATCCAGGCCGCGGCGGGTGCGCCTCAGCGGTACGGCACCCAGGTCGCCTGCACGGACGACGGGCCGGTGCCCGCGACGCCGCTCTCTGACCCCGACGGCATCGAGCGGATCCGCGCAGAAGCGGGGCTCGCGCCGTACGCCGACTACCTCGCCGAGATGGCCGAGATCTGCGCGCAGCCGGGATGA
- a CDS encoding pyrimidine dimer DNA glycosylase/endonuclease V — protein MRIWSLHPALLDRQGLTACWREGLLAQAVLAGRTKGYLRHPQLERFRAQPDPLASIGAYLARVADEADARGYTYDRTRIDRPGPAPLMAVTDGQLEHELQHLRAKLAGRSPDRLPLAVRALPHPCFVVEAGGIEGWERVSDGTGATS, from the coding sequence ATGAGGATCTGGTCGCTGCACCCCGCGCTGCTCGACCGCCAAGGGCTGACCGCCTGCTGGCGGGAGGGACTGCTCGCGCAGGCGGTGCTCGCCGGGCGCACGAAGGGCTACCTGCGGCACCCGCAGCTCGAGCGCTTCCGCGCGCAGCCGGATCCGCTCGCGAGCATCGGCGCCTACCTCGCGCGCGTCGCCGACGAGGCGGATGCGCGCGGCTACACCTACGACCGGACGCGCATCGACCGTCCGGGGCCGGCGCCGCTCATGGCGGTCACCGACGGCCAGCTCGAGCACGAGCTGCAGCACCTGCGCGCGAAGCTCGCGGGGCGCAGCCCCGACCGCCTGCCGCTCGCGGTGCGCGCGCTGCCGCATCCGTGCTTCGTCGTGGAGGCGGGCGGCATCGAGGGCTGGGAGCGCGTGTCGGACGGGACGGGCGCGACCTCCTGA
- a CDS encoding SDR family oxidoreductase, whose translation MTGRHVLVTGATGYVGGRLAPRLVEAGHTVRVLARDPGRLRDAAWADAVEIVRGDLEAPADVQRVMEGIDVVYHLVHAMGAGGDFAKAELVQARHVAAAAKAAGVQRIVYLSGLHPEGEHLSKHLASRVAVGDVLLASGVPTIVLEAGIVIGSGSASFEMIRHLTDVLPYMPAPRWVRNFVQPIAVRDVLHYLVEAASVPGDVHGTFDIGGPDVLRYGQVMNGYAVEAGLPQRPIAPLPVLTPWLASQWVNLVTPVPRAIAIPLIGSLLHDCVVEERRIDAVIPPPEGGLTGYRRAVRLALARERSGDIESSWRSASAAGAPSDPLPTDPRWSGTTVFEDARERTTSASPAAVWAVVESIGGARGWYSVPLLWSLRGLADRLVGGVGLRRGRRDPDRLREGDTVDWWRVERIDRGRLLRLRAEMKVPGRAWIEFEVTPEGDGAHYRQRAIFLPSGLTGRLYWWSLVPAHHVIFEAMASRLVGVAEASERSSRG comes from the coding sequence ATGACCGGCCGACACGTGCTCGTCACCGGCGCCACCGGCTACGTCGGCGGCCGCCTCGCCCCGCGCCTCGTCGAGGCGGGGCACACCGTGCGCGTGCTCGCCCGCGACCCCGGGCGGCTGCGCGACGCCGCGTGGGCGGATGCGGTCGAGATCGTCCGCGGGGACCTCGAGGCGCCGGCTGACGTGCAGCGCGTCATGGAGGGCATCGACGTCGTCTACCACCTCGTGCACGCGATGGGCGCCGGCGGCGACTTCGCGAAGGCCGAGCTCGTGCAGGCCCGGCACGTCGCTGCGGCGGCGAAGGCGGCGGGCGTGCAGCGCATCGTCTACCTGTCGGGGCTGCACCCCGAGGGGGAGCACCTGTCGAAGCACCTCGCGTCGCGCGTCGCGGTGGGCGACGTGCTGCTCGCCTCCGGCGTGCCGACGATCGTGCTCGAGGCGGGCATCGTGATCGGCTCGGGCTCCGCCTCCTTCGAGATGATCCGGCACCTCACCGACGTGCTGCCCTACATGCCCGCGCCCCGCTGGGTGCGCAACTTCGTGCAGCCGATCGCGGTGCGCGACGTGCTGCACTACCTCGTCGAGGCTGCCTCGGTGCCCGGCGACGTGCACGGCACCTTCGACATCGGCGGCCCGGACGTGCTGCGCTACGGCCAGGTGATGAACGGCTACGCGGTCGAGGCCGGGCTGCCGCAGCGGCCGATCGCGCCGCTGCCGGTGCTCACGCCGTGGCTCGCCTCCCAGTGGGTCAACCTCGTGACCCCCGTGCCGCGCGCGATCGCGATCCCGCTGATCGGTTCGCTGCTGCACGACTGCGTGGTCGAGGAGCGGCGCATCGACGCGGTCATCCCGCCGCCCGAGGGCGGCCTCACCGGCTACCGCAGGGCTGTGCGCCTCGCGCTCGCGCGCGAGCGCTCTGGCGACATCGAGTCGAGCTGGCGCTCGGCGTCGGCGGCCGGCGCGCCGTCGGATCCGCTGCCCACCGATCCGCGCTGGTCGGGCACGACGGTGTTCGAGGATGCGCGGGAGCGCACCACGTCGGCGTCACCCGCTGCGGTCTGGGCGGTCGTCGAGTCGATCGGCGGCGCTCGCGGCTGGTACTCCGTGCCGCTGCTCTGGAGCCTCCGCGGCCTCGCGGACCGGCTCGTCGGCGGCGTCGGACTGCGCCGCGGCCGCCGCGACCCCGACCGGCTGCGCGAGGGCGACACGGTCGACTGGTGGCGCGTCGAGCGCATCGACCGCGGACGGCTGCTGCGGCTGCGCGCCGAGATGAAGGTGCCGGGACGAGCGTGGATCGAGTTCGAGGTGACCCCGGAGGGCGACGGGGCGCACTACCGCCAGCGCGCGATCTTCCTGCCGAGCGGCCTCACCGGCCGCCTCTACTGGTGGTCGCTCGTGCCCGCGCACCACGTGATCTTCGAGGCGATGGCGAGCCGCCTCGTCGGGGTCGCGGAGGCGTCGGAGCGATCCTCGCGCGGCTAG
- a CDS encoding prenyltransferase gives MPEVDRAAGLGRRLLLASRPVSWVNTAFPFAAAMLLTTGEVDARLVIGTLFFLVPYNLAMYGINDVFDYESDAKNPRKGGVEGALLPPSTHRATLAWSVGLAAPFVLVLLALGGPGSWAVLAVSLFAVVAYSAKGLRFKEVPLLDSITSSTHFVSPAVYGLVLAGADWSPQLAAVLAAFFCWGMASHAFGAVQDVVPDREAGIGSIATALGARATVRLAIALWAAAGALTLLTPWPAWVAAAVALPYIVLAAPFWSVTDAASAAANRGWRRFLWVNYAAGFVVTMVCILWAMGVR, from the coding sequence ATGCCTGAGGTCGATCGCGCGGCCGGCCTCGGTCGCCGCCTGCTGCTCGCCTCCCGGCCGGTCAGCTGGGTCAACACCGCCTTCCCGTTCGCCGCCGCGATGCTGCTCACCACCGGCGAGGTCGACGCCCGGCTCGTCATCGGCACGCTCTTCTTCCTCGTGCCGTACAACCTCGCGATGTACGGCATCAACGACGTCTTCGACTACGAGTCCGACGCGAAGAACCCGCGGAAGGGCGGCGTCGAGGGCGCGCTGCTGCCGCCCTCGACGCACCGCGCGACGCTCGCGTGGTCTGTCGGGCTCGCGGCGCCGTTCGTGCTCGTGCTCCTCGCGCTCGGTGGGCCCGGGTCGTGGGCGGTGCTCGCGGTGAGCCTCTTCGCGGTCGTCGCCTACTCCGCGAAGGGGCTGCGCTTCAAGGAGGTGCCGTTGCTCGACTCGATCACCTCGAGCACCCACTTCGTCAGCCCCGCCGTCTACGGCCTCGTGCTCGCGGGCGCCGACTGGAGCCCGCAGCTCGCCGCGGTGCTCGCCGCCTTCTTCTGCTGGGGGATGGCGAGCCACGCCTTCGGCGCCGTGCAGGACGTCGTGCCCGACCGCGAGGCCGGGATCGGCTCGATCGCGACCGCGCTCGGCGCCCGCGCGACCGTGCGGCTCGCGATCGCGCTCTGGGCGGCCGCCGGCGCGCTCACGCTGCTCACGCCGTGGCCCGCGTGGGTCGCGGCCGCCGTCGCGCTGCCCTACATCGTGCTCGCCGCGCCGTTCTGGAGCGTCACCGACGCTGCGAGCGCCGCCGCCAACCGCGGCTGGCGGCGGTTCCTGTGGGTCAACTACGCCGCCGGCTTCGTGGTGACGATGGTCTGCATCCTGTGGGCGATGGGCGTGCGATGA
- a CDS encoding lycopene cyclase domain-containing protein, translated as MTYALLLAPLLAAAIVAVVVALRRRRRSWASLAIAAAILLTLTIAFDSAMIAIDLFRYDDALLLGPRLGLAPVEDLAYALIALFVVVALWRLLPTRIRSSRAARASWAERAPGGAGAGERADA; from the coding sequence GTGACCTACGCGCTGCTGCTCGCGCCGCTGCTGGCGGCCGCGATCGTCGCGGTCGTCGTCGCGCTCCGCCGCCGTCGCCGCAGCTGGGCGTCGCTCGCGATCGCCGCCGCGATCCTGCTCACCCTCACGATCGCCTTCGACTCGGCCATGATCGCGATCGACCTCTTCCGCTACGACGACGCCCTGCTCCTCGGCCCGCGCCTCGGCCTCGCCCCCGTCGAGGACCTCGCCTACGCGCTCATCGCCCTCTTCGTCGTGGTCGCGCTCTGGCGGCTGCTGCCGACGCGCATCCGCTCGTCGCGCGCGGCGCGCGCTAGCTGGGCGGAGCGCGCGCCCGGCGGCGCGGGAGCCGGGGAGCGCGCGGATGCCTGA
- a CDS encoding lycopene cyclase domain-containing protein produces MSLAYLGAIAVAALGTGALDARYRLALFRDAPRTLLAVVLTALVMVGFDLAAIATGNFRLGASPWMTGIEVLPHLPIEELAFLLFLAYVALVAFTGAERVLVSRRTREAS; encoded by the coding sequence ATGAGCCTCGCGTACCTCGGCGCGATCGCCGTCGCGGCGCTCGGCACCGGCGCGCTCGACGCCCGCTACCGCCTCGCCCTCTTCCGCGACGCCCCGCGCACCCTGCTCGCGGTGGTGCTGACCGCGCTCGTGATGGTCGGCTTCGACCTCGCAGCCATCGCGACCGGCAACTTCCGGCTCGGCGCGTCGCCCTGGATGACGGGCATCGAGGTGCTGCCGCACCTGCCGATCGAGGAGCTGGCCTTCCTGCTCTTCCTCGCATACGTCGCGCTCGTCGCCTTCACCGGCGCGGAGCGCGTGCTCGTGTCGCGCCGGACGAGGGAGGCGTCGTGA
- the crtI gene encoding phytoene desaturase family protein, giving the protein MSRIVVIGGGIAGLASAGLLARDGHDVTLVEQSDALGGRAGVWRSRGFTFDTGPSWMLMREPYEQAFRMLGSSLDAELDVVRLDPAYKVLFEGEPEALEISGDLATTIERVEAIEPGAGARLRRYLDSATETAALATGGLLSNRFDSPSAFAGMGLARRFPTLARLLVESLESRIARSFRDRRLRQALGYPAVFLGTEPRSAPSMYHLMSHFDLVEGVWYPQGGFTRIVEAVARLATEAGATLRTGSRVERILVEDGAARGVVLAGGERIDADLVVSAADGHATDTKLLAHVPGLAERGRRRWARGVAGPSAVLVMLGVEGQVPELEHHTLLFTRDWEEGFRRIFGPPAADPADGVTDPASLYVSRTSATDPSVAPAGHEALFVLVPVPADVRLGAGGVDGAGDAAVEAIADRAIAQIAEWAGIDDLAGRIVTRRTVGPADFAADFDAWRGTALGPAHTLRQSAFLRGSTKHPRVRDLLLAGSTTVPGIGVPMCLISAELVVKHVRGDRSTGPLQPLAPAAEGTR; this is encoded by the coding sequence ATGAGCCGCATCGTCGTCATCGGCGGCGGCATCGCCGGGCTCGCGAGCGCCGGCCTGCTCGCGCGCGACGGGCACGACGTCACGCTCGTCGAGCAGTCGGACGCGCTCGGCGGCCGCGCAGGGGTGTGGCGCTCGCGCGGCTTCACGTTCGACACCGGCCCGTCGTGGATGCTCATGCGCGAGCCGTACGAGCAGGCCTTCCGGATGCTCGGATCGAGCCTCGACGCCGAGCTCGACGTCGTGCGCCTCGACCCCGCCTACAAGGTGCTGTTCGAGGGCGAGCCCGAGGCGCTCGAGATCTCGGGCGACCTCGCGACCACGATCGAGCGCGTCGAGGCGATCGAGCCGGGTGCCGGCGCGCGCCTGCGCCGCTACCTCGACTCCGCGACCGAGACCGCGGCGCTCGCGACCGGCGGCCTGCTCTCCAACCGGTTCGACTCGCCCAGCGCGTTCGCCGGGATGGGGCTCGCGCGCCGCTTCCCGACCCTCGCCCGGCTGCTCGTGGAGTCGCTCGAGTCGCGCATCGCGCGCTCGTTCCGCGACCGGCGGCTGCGGCAGGCGCTCGGCTACCCGGCCGTGTTCCTGGGCACGGAGCCGAGGTCTGCGCCCTCGATGTACCACCTGATGAGCCACTTCGACCTCGTCGAGGGCGTCTGGTACCCGCAGGGCGGCTTCACGCGGATCGTGGAGGCCGTCGCGCGGCTCGCGACCGAGGCGGGCGCGACGCTCCGCACCGGTTCGCGCGTCGAGCGCATCCTCGTCGAGGACGGCGCGGCGCGGGGCGTCGTGCTCGCCGGCGGCGAGCGCATCGACGCCGACCTCGTGGTGTCCGCCGCCGACGGCCACGCGACCGACACGAAGCTGCTGGCGCACGTGCCGGGCCTCGCCGAGCGCGGGCGCCGCCGCTGGGCGCGCGGTGTCGCCGGCCCGTCCGCCGTGCTCGTCATGCTCGGCGTCGAGGGGCAGGTCCCCGAGCTCGAGCACCACACGCTGCTCTTCACGCGCGACTGGGAGGAGGGCTTCCGCCGCATCTTCGGGCCGCCCGCCGCCGACCCCGCCGACGGCGTGACCGATCCCGCGTCGCTCTACGTCAGCCGCACCTCCGCGACCGACCCCTCGGTCGCACCGGCGGGCCACGAGGCGCTCTTCGTGCTCGTGCCCGTGCCCGCCGACGTGCGCCTGGGCGCCGGCGGCGTCGACGGCGCGGGCGACGCGGCTGTCGAGGCCATCGCCGACCGGGCGATCGCGCAGATCGCCGAGTGGGCGGGCATCGACGACCTCGCCGGCCGCATCGTCACGCGCCGCACGGTCGGCCCCGCCGACTTCGCCGCCGACTTCGACGCGTGGCGGGGCACCGCCCTCGGCCCCGCGCACACGCTGCGGCAGAGCGCGTTCCTGCGCGGCTCGACGAAGCACCCGCGCGTGCGCGACCTGCTGCTCGCCGGCTCGACGACCGTGCCGGGGATCGGCGTGCCGATGTGCTTGATCTCCGCGGAGCTCGTCGTGAAGCACGTGCGGGGCGACCGCTCGACGGGCCCGCTGCAGCCGCTCGCGCCCGCGGCCGAGGGCACCCGATGA
- a CDS encoding phytoene/squalene synthase family protein has protein sequence MTGLELYTATARRASSAVIAAYSTSFGMASRLLPPAMRGDIQTVYALVRVADEIVDGPGAESGLDVAACRRVLDGLEQEVERAIATGFSADLVVHAFAETARRVGIDRGQTAPFFAAMRRDLDPVAFADDRELRQYVYGSAEVVGIMCVRCFTVGHSLPDAEARRVARGARALGSAFQVVNFLRDLGADAQGLGRTYLPGLDPAHPTDEAVGRVLDRLEGELRIARGTIPSLPREARPAVTAAHDLFASLARRIRATPAAELPARRISVPRTEKAAIIARAALGAGLARASASSVRMPRPEPVR, from the coding sequence ATGACGGGCCTGGAGCTCTACACCGCGACCGCGCGGCGGGCGAGCTCCGCGGTGATCGCCGCATACTCGACCTCGTTCGGCATGGCGAGCCGGCTGCTGCCGCCCGCGATGCGCGGCGACATCCAGACGGTCTACGCCCTCGTGCGCGTCGCCGACGAGATCGTCGACGGCCCGGGCGCCGAGTCGGGGCTCGACGTGGCCGCGTGCCGCCGCGTGCTCGACGGGCTCGAGCAGGAGGTCGAGCGCGCGATCGCGACCGGCTTCAGCGCCGACCTCGTCGTCCACGCGTTCGCAGAGACAGCCCGCAGGGTCGGCATCGACCGCGGGCAGACCGCGCCGTTCTTCGCCGCCATGCGCCGCGACCTCGACCCCGTCGCGTTCGCCGACGACCGCGAGCTGCGGCAGTACGTCTACGGCTCCGCCGAGGTGGTGGGCATCATGTGCGTGCGCTGCTTCACCGTCGGCCACAGCCTGCCCGACGCCGAGGCGCGGCGGGTGGCGCGCGGCGCCCGAGCGCTCGGCAGCGCCTTCCAGGTCGTCAACTTCCTGCGCGACCTCGGCGCCGACGCCCAGGGGCTCGGCCGCACGTACCTGCCGGGGCTCGACCCAGCGCATCCCACCGACGAGGCCGTGGGTCGCGTGCTCGACCGGCTCGAGGGCGAGCTGCGCATCGCCCGTGGCACGATCCCGAGCCTGCCGCGGGAGGCACGGCCCGCCGTCACGGCGGCGCACGACCTCTTCGCCTCGCTCGCGCGCCGCATCCGGGCGACCCCCGCGGCCGAGCTGCCGGCGCGGCGGATCAGCGTGCCGCGCACCGAGAAGGCGGCGATCATCGCCCGGGCGGCGCTCGGCGCGGGCCTGGCGCGCGCCTCTGCGTCGTCGGTCCGGATGCCGCGGCCGGAGCCCGTCCGATGA
- a CDS encoding polyprenyl synthetase family protein: protein MTAVDTPTLLAEVEQRIALLAAPTGQHPVQVAAQHAVAGGKLLRPRLVVAAAGEGADREAVIATAAVVELLHAALLVHDDVIDADDERRGQPSLSRAAADTAIAAGIPAATAARIGMTTAIVAGDALLVRAIAALARLDVPTAVRIRLADIVERAMVRAAEGEHDDVLFAGAVPDEAAIGRILEGKTADYSFRAPLELGAVLGGRDEAVIAELGAIGLRMGVLYQLRDDVLGVFGDEAVTGKSVLSDIRAGAPTLLSALASRDPSWARVAHHYGDPTADEGAAARIRAVMRGSGALDEVERRIDAECAAVKALLEAAPIEERLRAELTTIVGRCAERGR, encoded by the coding sequence GTGACCGCCGTCGACACCCCGACGCTGCTCGCCGAGGTCGAGCAGCGGATCGCGCTGCTCGCGGCGCCGACGGGGCAGCACCCCGTGCAGGTCGCCGCCCAGCACGCCGTCGCGGGCGGCAAGCTGCTGCGCCCGCGGCTCGTCGTCGCGGCCGCGGGCGAGGGCGCCGATCGCGAGGCGGTGATCGCGACCGCCGCGGTGGTCGAGCTGCTGCACGCGGCGCTGCTCGTCCACGACGACGTCATCGACGCCGACGACGAGCGCCGGGGCCAGCCGTCGCTGTCCCGCGCCGCCGCCGACACCGCGATCGCCGCCGGCATCCCCGCCGCGACCGCCGCGCGCATCGGCATGACCACGGCGATCGTCGCGGGCGACGCCCTGCTCGTGCGCGCGATCGCAGCGCTCGCGCGCCTCGACGTGCCGACGGCCGTGCGCATCCGGCTCGCCGACATCGTCGAGCGCGCGATGGTGCGGGCGGCGGAGGGCGAGCACGACGACGTCCTGTTCGCCGGCGCCGTGCCCGACGAGGCGGCGATCGGCCGCATCCTCGAGGGCAAGACGGCCGACTACTCCTTCCGCGCACCGCTCGAGCTGGGCGCGGTGCTCGGTGGTCGCGACGAGGCTGTGATCGCCGAGCTCGGCGCGATCGGCCTGCGGATGGGCGTGCTCTACCAGCTGCGCGACGACGTGCTCGGCGTCTTCGGCGACGAGGCGGTCACGGGCAAGAGCGTGCTCAGCGACATCCGCGCCGGAGCGCCGACGCTGCTCTCGGCGCTCGCGAGCCGCGACCCGTCGTGGGCGCGCGTTGCGCACCACTACGGCGACCCGACGGCCGACGAGGGCGCCGCAGCCCGCATCCGCGCCGTCATGCGCGGCAGCGGGGCGCTCGACGAGGTCGAGCGGCGCATCGACGCCGAGTGCGCGGCCGTGAAGGCGCTGCTCGAGGCCGCACCGATCGAGGAGCGCCTGCGAGCCGAGCTGACCACGATCGTCGGCCGCTGCGCGGAGCGCGGACGATGA
- the idi gene encoding isopentenyl-diphosphate Delta-isomerase produces the protein MTIIEPLEQELVVLLDERREPIGSAPKATVHTTSTALHLAFSCHVLDDDGRMLVTRRALSKVAWPGVWTNSCCGHPAPGESMEAAVRRRLQHELGAEVGQLELALPDFAYRAVDASGIVENEVCPVFVARVVGALDPDPTEVAEWQWVEPDQLLAGIRATPWAFSPWLVLQAEQLPALVGAP, from the coding sequence ATGACGATCATCGAGCCGCTCGAGCAGGAGCTCGTCGTCCTCCTCGACGAGCGACGCGAGCCGATCGGCTCCGCCCCGAAGGCGACGGTGCACACGACCTCGACCGCGCTCCACCTCGCGTTCTCGTGCCACGTGCTCGACGACGACGGTCGCATGCTCGTCACCCGTCGTGCGCTCTCCAAGGTCGCGTGGCCCGGGGTGTGGACGAACTCCTGCTGCGGCCACCCCGCGCCCGGCGAGTCGATGGAGGCGGCCGTGCGCCGCCGGCTGCAGCACGAGCTCGGCGCCGAGGTGGGCCAGCTCGAGCTCGCGCTCCCGGACTTCGCCTACCGCGCGGTCGACGCGAGCGGCATCGTCGAGAACGAGGTCTGCCCCGTCTTCGTCGCCCGCGTCGTCGGCGCGCTCGACCCGGATCCGACCGAGGTGGCCGAGTGGCAGTGGGTCGAGCCCGACCAGCTGCTCGCGGGCATCCGTGCCACGCCGTGGGCGTTCAGCCCCTGGCTCGTGCTGCAGGCCGAGCAGCTGCCCGCGCTCGTGGGTGCGCCGTGA
- a CDS encoding MarR family winged helix-turn-helix transcriptional regulator: MMRPEDIPAEQRAMLDPRRLDASAELVTELGMSDADVEEVMDLFHALRRWHQASEAHSEATRRFMKLNENDMRAVRFLMVARREGRIVTSTMLAEHLGITGPSVTKLLDRLEHAGHIRREAHPTDRRALSIVVTDETRETATASVGRDHTRRFAVAAAMSSEERRAATRFLRELAALPVLDHSAPPVAR; encoded by the coding sequence ATGATGCGCCCAGAGGACATCCCCGCCGAGCAGCGAGCGATGCTCGACCCCCGGCGCCTCGACGCATCCGCCGAGCTCGTGACCGAGCTCGGGATGAGCGACGCCGACGTCGAGGAGGTCATGGACCTCTTCCACGCCCTCCGGCGCTGGCACCAGGCGTCCGAGGCGCACAGCGAGGCCACCCGGCGCTTCATGAAGCTCAACGAGAACGACATGCGGGCGGTCCGCTTCCTCATGGTCGCCCGACGCGAGGGGCGCATCGTCACCTCGACGATGCTCGCCGAGCACCTCGGGATCACCGGGCCCTCGGTGACCAAGCTGCTCGACCGCCTGGAGCACGCCGGGCACATCCGCCGCGAGGCGCATCCGACCGATCGCCGCGCGCTCTCGATCGTCGTGACCGACGAGACGCGGGAGACCGCGACCGCATCGGTCGGCAGGGACCACACGCGCCGCTTCGCGGTGGCCGCGGCGATGTCGAGCGAGGAGCGGCGGGCGGCGACCCGCTTCCTGCGGGAGCTCGCGGCGCTGCCGGTGCTCGACCACAGCGCCCCTCCCGTCGCGCGCTGA